A genomic window from Myxococcales bacterium includes:
- the groES gene encoding co-chaperone GroES, translating to MAIRPLQDRVLLKRVKEEEKTKGGIIIPDSAKEKPIEGEVVAVGSGKVLDDGTVRKLDVQVGDRVLFGKYSGTEVKIDGEERLIVREDDILGVITQ from the coding sequence ATGGCCATTCGTCCCCTTCAGGACCGAGTCCTCCTCAAGCGCGTCAAGGAAGAAGAGAAGACCAAGGGCGGGATCATCATCCCCGACTCGGCCAAAGAGAAGCCCATCGAGGGCGAGGTCGTGGCGGTGGGCAGCGGCAAGGTCCTCGACGACGGCACCGTGCGCAAGCTCGACGTCCAGGTGGGCGATCGCGTGCTCTTCGGCAAGTACTCGGGCACCGAGGTGAAGATCGACGGCGAGGAGCGCCTCATCGTCCGCGAGGACGACATCCTCGGGGTCATCACGCAGTAG